The Salinirubellus salinus genome segment ACTCGTGGAGTTCATCGCGAGCGCAGACGCCTCGACCTACTTCGAAGCCGTCTCGAAGGTCACGGACGTCAGCACGCGTTCCTGAGTCGGCGACACGCTCCCGGAGGTCGACCCAGTGTCCGAGCGAGCGCAGCCGGCGAGAACCGTGTGGGGACTCAGAGGTCGTCGACTTCGTACGCCAGCCCCGCGTCCCTGAGCGCGTCCGTCACCCGTCCCGCCGCGTCGGTCGTCGTCACCACGACGACGTCCACGCCGCGACCCGCGGCGTCGGCCGCGACGGCACCCGCCGCGAACTGGACGTCGACGTCGACACCGGACTCCCGACAGACGACGACGGCCTCCACACCGGCGGTGGCCACGAGTCCAGCCCGTTCTGCCGCCGCGGCGAGGCGGTCACTCGCGGGGGTGACGCCGGTCCGGACCGGCGGGACCTGGAACACGGTGACGTCGCCGGCCTCCATCTCGATGACGCCCTCGAACCCGGTGACGCCGACCACGTCGCCGGCCTCGGCGGCGGTCGTGGCGACGCCCGTGGCGGGACCGGTCGTGCCGGGCGTGGCGTGGAGGAGGCCCTCCTCGACGGAGAGGCTCACGGCCTCGCCCTCGGCGACGGGGGCGGCGGCGATGGCGGCGTCCTCCTGCATCGACCCGAGGACGTCCTCGGTGACGTGGTCGGCGAAGCGGCGCACGTCCGCGGCCTGCTGGAACAGCCAGTCGACGCCCTGTTTCGTCACCCGGTAGCGCGAGCGGGCCTCCTTGTCGACGTACCCCTCCTCGACGAGTTCGCGGATGTACTCGCTGACCGCCTGCGAGGTGACCCCGACGGCGTCGGCTATCTCGGTCTGGTTGACCGCCGGCTGCCGGTCCGCGATCTCGACGAGCACCCGGAACTTCGTCGCGGACCGCTTCCTGTCGAGGACCTCGACCATTGGCGACACCGACGTGGGGGAGCGGCTTAAATCGGGCGTCCGAGCCCTCCCGTCGTGAGTCGTCCCGACACCGATTTCCGGCCCCGCCGAGTACGGAGGGCCGTGTCGCTCACCGACTCGCTAGCGTTCGACGACCGGGCCGTCTACCTCCCCGGGGAGTCGACGCTGGTCTGTGCGGACCTCCACCTGGGGCGCGCGGCCGCCTCCGACGTGCAGAGCGACCTCGGCGAGCACGACGACCTGACCGCCAGGTTCGGCCGCCTCGTAGAGCGGTTCGACCCCGAGGAGGTGGTCGTCGCGGGCGACCTGCTCCACTCGTTCGCCTCGCTCCCACGGGGGGTGACCGAGACGCTCCAGCGACTCGAGCGGAGCGCCCGCGAGGCGGGCGCTCGCATGGTCGTCACCCCCGGCAACCACGACACGATGCTCTCGGGGCTCTGGAACGGGCCGTCGGAGACCGAGTACCGGGTGGGCGAGTGGGTTGTGTGTCACGGCCACGAGGCACCCGAACTCGACGCCGAGCGCTACCTCGTCGGGCACGACCACCCGACGCTGGAGGTCGAGGGCCAGCGTCACCCCTGTTACCTCTACGGGGAGGACATCTACCGGGGCAGCGACGTGCTGATGCTCCCGTGTTTCACGCGACTGGCGGCCGGCGTCGTCGTCAATCGCATGCGAGCCGCGGAGTTCCAGTCGCCGCTCGTGACGGACACCGACCTGCTCCGGCCGCTGGTGCGTGACGAGGGGGCCGGCGAGACGCTGCCGTTCCCGCCGCTCGGGGAGTTCCGCCGACTGCTATAGCCTCAGATGCCGAGGTCGACCAGCGCGACCTCGGCGGCGTTCCGCCCGGAGTAGAGCGCGCCGTGGATGGACGACCAGCGCGTGTAGTCACCGGCGAGGTAGACCTGTCCGCCCGGTGCGCCGAGGTCGGGTAGCGAGTCCCGGAACCCCGGCGGCTGGGCGAACTGCGCGAACTCGACACGGTCGGTGTGGAGCAACTCTAGCGCGTC includes the following:
- a CDS encoding metallophosphoesterase; translation: MSLTDSLAFDDRAVYLPGESTLVCADLHLGRAAASDVQSDLGEHDDLTARFGRLVERFDPEEVVVAGDLLHSFASLPRGVTETLQRLERSAREAGARMVVTPGNHDTMLSGLWNGPSETEYRVGEWVVCHGHEAPELDAERYLVGHDHPTLEVEGQRHPCYLYGEDIYRGSDVLMLPCFTRLAAGVVVNRMRAAEFQSPLVTDTDLLRPLVRDEGAGETLPFPPLGEFRRLL
- a CDS encoding DUF7839 domain-containing protein, with the protein product MVEVLDRKRSATKFRVLVEIADRQPAVNQTEIADAVGVTSQAVSEYIRELVEEGYVDKEARSRYRVTKQGVDWLFQQAADVRRFADHVTEDVLGSMQEDAAIAAAPVAEGEAVSLSVEEGLLHATPGTTGPATGVATTAAEAGDVVGVTGFEGVIEMEAGDVTVFQVPPVRTGVTPASDRLAAAAERAGLVATAGVEAVVVCRESGVDVDVQFAAGAVAADAAGRGVDVVVVTTTDAAGRVTDALRDAGLAYEVDDL